One region of Emys orbicularis isolate rEmyOrb1 chromosome 4, rEmyOrb1.hap1, whole genome shotgun sequence genomic DNA includes:
- the LSP1 gene encoding lymphocyte-specific protein 1 isoform X2 → MSDSEECHGDPESKNQEGEEPPTDTERFDFKPSGTSELEEDEGFSDWSQKLEQRKQRWAAEGTQEGERTSPREWTQAQEAAPTCREERSPRHSYEEEDSCLREAEVKLEQVQLNQEGPEEIPGENEEMRQEPLETEEPQQLFEEECIQEQKQEEEEDDEKAGQEEKKRRRNEEAETPEKRQKAPSTSSVEGEEDEQCDGQSPTSSTTITDRTESLNRSIKKSNSVKKTQPPLPVSKIDDRLEQYTHAIETSEKVQKLVRQSSLELTTTSMVVASTKNLWETGEVAAQSSKSPSCKDIVAGDIVNKRSMWEQKGTPKNEGNIKTTASGKKYKFVATGHGQYKKVLIDDATEQ, encoded by the exons GTTTGACTTTAAGCCCTCAGGGACCTCAGAGCTGgaagaggatgaggggttcagcgACTGGTCTCAGAAGCTCGAGCAGCGCAAACAGAGGTGGGCTGCAGAGGGAACACAAGAGGGGGAGCGAACATCCCCCAGGGAATGGACACAGGCCCAGGAAGCAGCACCTACTTGCAGAGAAGAAAG GTCTCCAAGACACTCCTATGAGGAAGAGGACAGTTGTCTGAGGGAAGCTGAAGTCAAGCTGGAGCAGGTCCAGCTGAATCAGGAGGGCCCGGAGGAGATTCCCGGGGAGAATGAGGAGATGAGGCAGGAGCCGTTGGAGACAGAGGAGCCTCAGCAACTTTTTGAGGAAGAATGCATTCAAGAGCAGAagcaagaagaagaggaggacGACGAGAAAGCTGGgcaggag GagaaaaaaaggaggaggaatgAGGAGGCGGAGACACCAGAAAAACGCCAGAAAGCACCGAGCACCTCCagcgtggaaggggaagaggatgaACAATGTGATGGCCAGTCCCCAACGAGTTCCACAACG ATCACAGACCGAACTGAATCCCTGAACCGCTCCATAAAGAAAAG CAACAGCGTGAAGAAGACTCAGCCACCACTTCCTGTTTCCAAGATTGATGACAGACTGGAGCAGTACACTCATGCCATTGAG ACATCCGAGAAGGTTCAGAAACTCGTCCGACAATCTTCCCTTGAACTTACCACCACAAGCATGGTTGTAGCCAGCACAAAAAACCTCTGGGAGACTGGAGAGGTTGCAGCTCAGTCCTCTAAGTCGCCATCCTGTAAG GATATTGTGGCTGGAGATATTGTGAATAAGCGAAGCATGTGGGAACAGAAGGGTACCCCCAAAAATGAAGGCAACATCAAG ACCACCGCTTCTGGCAAGAAGTACAAGTTTGTAGCGACTGGACATGGCCAGTACAAGAAGGTGTTGATAGATGATGCAACGGAGCAATAG